In Liquorilactobacillus hordei DSM 19519, the following proteins share a genomic window:
- a CDS encoding sensor histidine kinase, protein MKLIYQQMLAFFILIMTLLLILGFSFFHITREVIYENTWQQLEGYAYSLKNQSMMIQTRKGKQVLTLNVDKLRTSEVLLSNQQVRFTIYTSRNDTLYPKKGYKSAISAKDWKKLEKGKILRRKSDLGWRGPDKQNVQNQQRMTDILAPCFDSSGKLVAVISVGAKVSSIQESFTKIQKNLFYVLLISALLGMLISYFLAHYITKRISKLRKVTRAVANGNFDVKVIDNRRDELDDLAKDFNKMTVSLKKSNEEIRLQEQRRRQFMADAAHEMRTPLTTINGLLEGLVYDAIPEEDKDKSIKLMRNETKRLIRLVNENLDYEKIRSGQIDLRQSSFNGMDVLRNVQEQLRKKADNSGNKLEVNGPQKLEVYADYDRFVQIIFNITQNAIQFTENGTITISAERGHRCSIFRISDDGMGMSDEQLKNIWERYYKADPSRKNTKYGESGLGLSIVQQLMELHKGKVEVTSKLGLGTTFTLIFPDKR, encoded by the coding sequence ATGAAGTTAATTTATCAGCAAATGCTTGCCTTTTTTATACTAATTATGACCCTTCTACTGATTTTGGGATTTTCTTTTTTTCATATAACACGCGAAGTAATTTATGAAAATACATGGCAACAATTAGAGGGGTATGCTTATAGTTTGAAGAATCAATCAATGATGATTCAAACACGAAAAGGTAAACAAGTTTTGACTTTAAATGTTGATAAATTGAGAACTAGCGAAGTTTTGTTGAGTAATCAACAAGTGCGTTTTACCATTTATACTAGTCGAAATGATACCTTGTATCCTAAAAAAGGATATAAATCTGCAATTTCGGCTAAAGACTGGAAGAAATTAGAAAAAGGTAAAATTTTAAGAAGAAAGAGTGATTTGGGTTGGCGTGGACCTGATAAACAAAATGTACAAAATCAACAAAGAATGACTGATATTTTAGCACCATGTTTTGATAGTTCAGGAAAACTAGTAGCTGTTATTTCTGTTGGTGCTAAAGTGTCTAGTATTCAAGAATCTTTTACCAAAATTCAAAAGAATCTTTTTTATGTATTGCTGATTTCCGCACTTTTAGGCATGCTTATTAGTTATTTCTTGGCTCATTATATAACTAAGAGAATCAGTAAATTACGAAAAGTAACAAGGGCAGTTGCAAATGGAAACTTTGATGTTAAGGTAATTGATAATAGACGAGATGAACTTGATGATTTGGCAAAAGACTTTAATAAAATGACAGTTTCCTTGAAAAAATCTAATGAAGAGATACGTCTGCAAGAACAAAGAAGACGACAATTTATGGCAGATGCTGCACATGAGATGAGAACACCATTGACAACTATTAATGGTCTTTTAGAGGGATTAGTCTACGATGCAATTCCTGAAGAAGACAAGGACAAGAGTATTAAATTGATGCGTAATGAGACAAAACGGTTGATTAGACTTGTTAATGAAAATCTTGATTATGAGAAAATCAGAAGTGGACAAATTGATTTGAGACAATCAAGTTTTAATGGAATGGATGTATTGAGAAATGTTCAAGAACAATTGCGTAAAAAAGCTGATAATTCTGGTAATAAATTGGAAGTTAATGGACCTCAAAAATTAGAAGTTTATGCTGACTATGATAGATTTGTACAGATTATTTTCAATATCACACAGAATGCAATTCAGTTTACTGAGAATGGAACAATCACTATTTCAGCTGAGCGTGGACACAGGTGCAGTATTTTTAGAATCTCAGATGATGGGATGGGAATGTCAGACGAACAATTAAAAAACATTTGGGAAAGATATTATAAAGCAGATCCTTCACGAAAGAACACTAAGTATGGTGAATCTGGTCTGGGACTTTCCATTGTTCAACAATTGATGGAGTTGCATAAAGGTAAAGTAGAAGTAACTAGCAAATTAGGTTTAGGAACTACATTCACTCTGATATTTCCTGATAAGAGATAG